A genomic region of Salvelinus alpinus chromosome 12, SLU_Salpinus.1, whole genome shotgun sequence contains the following coding sequences:
- the tmem183a gene encoding transmembrane protein 183A isoform X1 — translation MPKKGNRKRLKFRPGDICSESVTVADFANADPAVVKSGRVKKAVANAVEKEVKLLCGLEASQGSLQEVFSSVSSLTGDALESSDDPGEDGVNQPKEARKKKNKRRKECSECSDGEDYTVDIWLVLASYIRPEDVCTFALICRNAWTVTCTAAFWTRLYKRHYSLDAYLPLRLQPDSIARKRCLRARVIRSLFHLYEPFSSRVSLSTALPESPPTTLLNSKCLLFWVNKVVGTRPEPMWEFNFKFVKPAMRCKAGSATRGLLLPRQYEEVHANPDSDCYLLQVTTLNFIFTSIVMGMTLSLFNINVNADMRHHRVRLVFQDSPLQQGRRKGEQGGTQVVLDPVHSVRLMDWWHPQYPSSPYT, via the exons ATGCCCAAGAAAGGGAACCGAAAACGGCTGAAATTTCGGCCCGGGGACATCTGCTCCGAGTCAG TGACTGTCGCTGATTTTGCCAATGCTGACCCAGCCGTTGTGAAGTCGGGGAGGGTGAAAAAGGCTGTTGCCAATGCAGTTGAAAAAGAAG TGAAGTTGTTGTGTGGTCTGGAGGCATCGCAGGGTTCCCTACAGGAGGTGTTCTCGTCAGTGTCCAGCCTCACCGGAGACGCCCTTGAGAGTAGCGACGACCCCGGGGAGGATGGAGTGAACCAGCCTAAAGAGGCACGCAAGAAGAAAAACAAGAGAAGGAAAG AGTGTAGTGAGTGCAGTGATGGGGAGGACTACACAGTGGAtatctggctggtcctggcttcCTATATCCGTCCAGAGGATGTGTGTACGTTTGCTCTGATCTGCAGAAACGCTTGGACCGTCACCTGCACTGCTGCCTTCTGGACCAGACTTTACAAGAG ACACTACAGTCTGGATGCCTACCTGCCGTTACGTCTGCAGCCAGACTCCATAGCAAGGAAGCGTTGTCTACGGGCTCGCGTGATTCGCTCCCTCTTCCACCTGTATGAGCCATTCAGCTCACGCGTCTCCCTAAGCACCGCCCTCCCCGAGTCCCCGCCCACCACGCTGCTTAACTCCAAG TGTCTGCTGTTCTGGGTCAATAAGGTTGTGGGCACTCGACCTGAGCCCATGTGGGAGTTCAACTTCAAGTTTGTGAAGCCG GCGATGAGGTGTAAGGCTGGCAGTGCCACCCGGGGTCTGCTGCTGCCCCGTCAGTATGAGGAGGTCCATGCCAACCCAGACTCAGACTGCTACCTGCTGCAGGTCACCACCCTCAACTTCATCTTCACCTCAATTGTCATGGGGATGACCCTTTCCCTG TTTAACATCAATGTGAACGCGGACATGCGTCACCACAGAGTGCGTCTGGTGTTCCAGGACTCTCCCCTCCAGCAggggaggaggaaaggggagCAGGGGGGGACACAGGTGGTGCTGGACCCTGTACACAGCGTGAGACTCATGGACTGGTGGCATCCTCAGTACCCTTCATCCCCCTACACCTAG
- the tmem183a gene encoding transmembrane protein 183A isoform X2 has protein sequence MQLKKKASQGSLQEVFSSVSSLTGDALESSDDPGEDGVNQPKEARKKKNKRRKECSECSDGEDYTVDIWLVLASYIRPEDVCTFALICRNAWTVTCTAAFWTRLYKRHYSLDAYLPLRLQPDSIARKRCLRARVIRSLFHLYEPFSSRVSLSTALPESPPTTLLNSKCLLFWVNKVVGTRPEPMWEFNFKFVKPAMRCKAGSATRGLLLPRQYEEVHANPDSDCYLLQVTTLNFIFTSIVMGMTLSLFNINVNADMRHHRVRLVFQDSPLQQGRRKGEQGGTQVVLDPVHSVRLMDWWHPQYPSSPYT, from the exons ATGCAGTTGAAAAAGAAG GCATCGCAGGGTTCCCTACAGGAGGTGTTCTCGTCAGTGTCCAGCCTCACCGGAGACGCCCTTGAGAGTAGCGACGACCCCGGGGAGGATGGAGTGAACCAGCCTAAAGAGGCACGCAAGAAGAAAAACAAGAGAAGGAAAG AGTGTAGTGAGTGCAGTGATGGGGAGGACTACACAGTGGAtatctggctggtcctggcttcCTATATCCGTCCAGAGGATGTGTGTACGTTTGCTCTGATCTGCAGAAACGCTTGGACCGTCACCTGCACTGCTGCCTTCTGGACCAGACTTTACAAGAG ACACTACAGTCTGGATGCCTACCTGCCGTTACGTCTGCAGCCAGACTCCATAGCAAGGAAGCGTTGTCTACGGGCTCGCGTGATTCGCTCCCTCTTCCACCTGTATGAGCCATTCAGCTCACGCGTCTCCCTAAGCACCGCCCTCCCCGAGTCCCCGCCCACCACGCTGCTTAACTCCAAG TGTCTGCTGTTCTGGGTCAATAAGGTTGTGGGCACTCGACCTGAGCCCATGTGGGAGTTCAACTTCAAGTTTGTGAAGCCG GCGATGAGGTGTAAGGCTGGCAGTGCCACCCGGGGTCTGCTGCTGCCCCGTCAGTATGAGGAGGTCCATGCCAACCCAGACTCAGACTGCTACCTGCTGCAGGTCACCACCCTCAACTTCATCTTCACCTCAATTGTCATGGGGATGACCCTTTCCCTG TTTAACATCAATGTGAACGCGGACATGCGTCACCACAGAGTGCGTCTGGTGTTCCAGGACTCTCCCCTCCAGCAggggaggaggaaaggggagCAGGGGGGGACACAGGTGGTGCTGGACCCTGTACACAGCGTGAGACTCATGGACTGGTGGCATCCTCAGTACCCTTCATCCCCCTACACCTAG